From Martelella sp. AD-3, a single genomic window includes:
- a CDS encoding SDR family NAD(P)-dependent oxidoreductase, which translates to MSMLERMFDVRGQSVIVTGGASGIGRAYAEIMAAQGARVCIFDLDQAGTEKTVGEIKATGGDVWGLKVDVADRPGLAAAFDEVAEKHGRIDTVYANAGIDPGPGFMTPTGERNPDGAIENIPDEQWDRGIEINLTSVYNTVKNAVRHMKPSGGGQIIVTSSIASDINESIVGTSYMPAKAAVNHFVRHMAMELGAYGIRVNAILPGPFITNIAGGRLRNKEDRAAFEAQSLIGRIGDVEDIKGLALLLASPAGSYMTGSLVVIDGGSLIRMT; encoded by the coding sequence TTGTCTATGCTGGAACGAATGTTCGATGTGCGCGGTCAGTCCGTGATCGTGACGGGCGGGGCCAGCGGCATCGGCCGCGCTTACGCGGAGATCATGGCCGCGCAGGGCGCGCGGGTCTGCATCTTCGATCTGGATCAGGCGGGCACCGAGAAGACCGTCGGCGAAATCAAAGCCACGGGCGGTGACGTCTGGGGCCTGAAGGTCGATGTCGCCGACCGTCCCGGTCTGGCGGCGGCCTTCGATGAAGTGGCCGAAAAACACGGCCGCATCGACACGGTCTACGCCAATGCCGGCATCGATCCGGGACCCGGCTTCATGACGCCGACAGGCGAGCGCAATCCCGACGGCGCGATCGAGAACATCCCCGACGAGCAGTGGGACCGCGGCATCGAGATCAACCTCACCTCGGTCTACAACACGGTCAAGAATGCCGTGCGCCACATGAAGCCGAGCGGCGGCGGGCAGATCATCGTGACCTCCTCGATCGCCTCGGACATCAACGAAAGCATCGTCGGAACGTCCTACATGCCGGCAAAGGCCGCCGTGAACCATTTCGTGCGCCACATGGCGATGGAGCTTGGCGCCTATGGCATCCGCGTCAACGCGATCCTGCCAGGCCCGTTCATCACCAATATCGCCGGCGGCCGGCTGCGCAACAAGGAAGACCGCGCGGCGTTCGAGGCGCAGTCCCTCATCGGCCGTATCGGCGATGTCGAGGATATCAAGGGCCTGGCGCTGCTGCTGGCCTCGCCGGCCGGATCCTACATGACGGGATCGCTGGTGGTCATCGATGGCGGATCGCTGATCCGCATGACCTGA
- a CDS encoding dienelactone hydrolase family protein: protein MFRAFCLAAFAMLCTGFFPSETRAAPYHAGLVRIEVEDDLEMAPVVIWYPTDIPEEVSWQAGPFEITAGRDVAVAKGRFPVLLLSHGHLGGPMSHRDFAASLARQGYIVVAPTHLGDTEGHPIAGQDQILARRPRQAIAALDAALKDDRFASHANHARIGMIGYSAGGYTALMLAGAKADFALAASYCQAHGDADPGSCGQEQDVWPRISTTLASWKPPINPYPIKAAVLLDPLATMFDATGLAAVKIPVLLVRPEDEAYMKADANALALAGNLPDPPHELVVPGRHFVFIDPCPEEIAADASLICGDEPGVDRASVHRELETEITVFLKQNL, encoded by the coding sequence ATGTTCCGCGCCTTTTGCCTTGCCGCCTTCGCCATGCTCTGCACCGGCTTTTTCCCTTCTGAAACGAGGGCCGCGCCATATCATGCCGGTCTCGTGCGGATCGAGGTTGAGGACGATCTCGAAATGGCCCCTGTCGTCATCTGGTATCCGACCGACATTCCTGAAGAAGTCTCCTGGCAGGCCGGGCCGTTTGAAATCACCGCCGGCCGGGACGTGGCGGTAGCGAAGGGGCGCTTTCCCGTCCTGCTCCTCTCGCATGGTCATCTGGGCGGTCCTATGAGCCATCGCGATTTCGCGGCCTCTCTTGCCCGGCAGGGCTATATCGTGGTCGCGCCGACGCATCTGGGCGATACTGAAGGCCATCCGATTGCCGGCCAGGACCAAATACTGGCGCGCCGGCCGCGACAGGCCATCGCGGCGCTGGATGCGGCTTTGAAGGATGATCGCTTCGCCTCCCATGCCAACCACGCCCGTATCGGCATGATTGGCTATTCCGCCGGCGGCTACACCGCCCTCATGCTGGCGGGGGCTAAAGCCGATTTTGCGCTTGCGGCTTCCTATTGCCAGGCGCATGGCGACGCTGACCCCGGCTCCTGCGGACAGGAGCAAGACGTCTGGCCCCGGATATCAACGACGCTCGCCAGCTGGAAGCCGCCGATCAATCCCTACCCCATAAAGGCGGCCGTCCTGCTCGACCCGCTTGCGACGATGTTCGACGCCACAGGTCTCGCCGCCGTCAAAATCCCCGTTCTTCTCGTTCGCCCGGAGGATGAGGCCTACATGAAGGCCGACGCCAACGCGCTGGCGCTTGCCGGCAACCTGCCTGATCCGCCACATGAGCTCGTGGTGCCCGGACGTCATTTCGTTTTCATCGATCCATGTCCTGAAGAAATCGCGGCCGACGCCAGCCTGATCTGCGGCGATGAACCCGGCGTCGATCGGGCGTCCGTCCATCGTGAACTGGAGACCGAGATCACGGTCTTCCTGAAGCAGAATTTGTGA
- a CDS encoding zinc-binding dehydrogenase: MKAVIFDTVGQPLRVGDMPDPTPAPDEVVLKVAACGICGSDLHITEDPAPFGIAGGFVLGHEIAGEVVATGGGVDTLKPGDLVAVVPMRGCGHCARCLAGDPARCPEMTLIGGGYADYVCVAARQCRILPEGVTASDAALAEPLSVALHCIVRSGMKPGDRVAILGAGPIGLLVAFWARRLGASRVVMADLYDHQAERARALGATGFALSGAGLSENLSDQCGGPPDIVFECVGKPGLLQAAVEAVRLQGKVIGVGLCIGGDEWDPFVALSKEIDLIFSVFFHQRNEFGVALDALVKGAVVAPQAIITDRIGLSPVPQVFEGLRRRTTQCKVLIQPELA, translated from the coding sequence ATGAAGGCGGTCATCTTCGACACTGTCGGTCAACCGCTGCGCGTCGGCGACATGCCTGATCCGACGCCGGCGCCCGACGAGGTCGTGCTGAAGGTCGCCGCCTGCGGCATCTGCGGCAGCGACCTGCACATCACCGAGGATCCCGCGCCCTTCGGCATTGCCGGCGGTTTCGTGCTTGGCCATGAAATCGCGGGCGAGGTCGTGGCGACCGGCGGCGGCGTCGATACGCTGAAGCCGGGCGACCTGGTTGCCGTCGTGCCGATGCGCGGCTGCGGACACTGCGCGCGTTGTCTTGCCGGCGATCCCGCGCGCTGCCCGGAGATGACGCTGATCGGCGGCGGCTATGCGGACTATGTCTGCGTCGCCGCCCGCCAGTGCCGCATACTTCCCGAGGGCGTTACGGCAAGCGACGCCGCGCTCGCCGAACCGCTTTCGGTGGCGCTGCACTGCATCGTCCGCTCCGGCATGAAGCCGGGCGATCGCGTCGCCATTCTCGGCGCCGGGCCGATCGGTCTGCTGGTCGCCTTCTGGGCGCGGCGACTGGGCGCTTCCAGGGTGGTGATGGCCGATCTCTACGATCATCAGGCTGAACGCGCCCGCGCTCTGGGGGCGACGGGCTTTGCCCTCTCCGGCGCGGGTCTTTCCGAAAACCTGAGCGATCAGTGCGGCGGCCCGCCCGACATCGTCTTCGAATGCGTCGGCAAGCCCGGCCTTCTGCAAGCGGCCGTCGAAGCTGTTCGGCTGCAGGGCAAGGTGATCGGCGTCGGTCTTTGCATCGGCGGCGATGAATGGGACCCGTTCGTGGCCTTGTCCAAGGAGATCGACCTGATCTTTTCGGTCTTTTTCCATCAGAGAAATGAATTCGGCGTGGCGCTCGACGCGCTTGTGAAAGGGGCCGTGGTCGCGCCGCAGGCGATCATCACCGACCGCATCGGCCTTTCGCCCGTGCCGCAGGTCTTCGAAGGCCTGCGCCGGCGCACCACCCAATGCAAGGTGCTGATCCAGCCCGAACTTGCCTGA
- a CDS encoding branched-chain amino acid ABC transporter permease — translation MTSHSIAPSADAAQISIKVRRQTLSGIIALSLFVFALVALAAMPWWAKTGTIRMVLELCCYILAAQMWNLLAGYAGLVSVGQQAFMGAAGYALFVMAQTFGINPFLAIFLSLLAPAVLAVPCYMLLHRLDGPYFAIGTWVVAEVFRLVASNLGWVNAGAGMSLGVMRDYSTFERNIAMSLLCALMILVAIGGGYWFLRSRFGLALIAMRDNPVAAASQGVNVRRLRFMIYVAAAVGCGFAGSVYFMAQLRINPASAFDPMWSNVAIFIVMIGGIGTIEGVLIGALIYFIADRYFGEYGASYFIVLGLMTVLVALYARTGIWGMISKRWDAPWFPIRRHLIVEKEESP, via the coding sequence ATGACTTCTCATTCCATCGCACCCAGCGCGGATGCAGCGCAGATCAGCATCAAGGTCCGGCGTCAGACCCTCTCCGGGATCATTGCGCTGAGCCTGTTCGTGTTCGCCCTGGTGGCGCTCGCGGCCATGCCGTGGTGGGCCAAGACCGGCACGATCCGCATGGTGCTCGAATTGTGCTGCTACATTCTGGCGGCGCAGATGTGGAACCTGCTCGCCGGCTATGCCGGACTGGTCTCGGTCGGCCAGCAGGCGTTCATGGGCGCGGCCGGCTATGCGCTGTTCGTCATGGCCCAAACCTTCGGCATCAACCCGTTCCTCGCCATCTTCCTGTCGCTGCTGGCGCCTGCGGTGCTCGCCGTTCCCTGCTATATGCTGCTGCACCGGCTGGACGGTCCCTATTTCGCCATCGGCACATGGGTTGTGGCCGAGGTGTTCCGGCTGGTGGCGTCCAATCTTGGATGGGTCAATGCCGGAGCCGGCATGTCCCTGGGCGTGATGCGGGATTATTCCACCTTCGAGCGCAACATCGCCATGTCGCTTCTCTGCGCGCTGATGATCCTCGTCGCCATCGGCGGCGGCTACTGGTTCCTGCGCTCGCGCTTCGGCCTCGCGCTGATCGCCATGCGGGACAACCCCGTGGCGGCGGCGAGCCAGGGCGTCAATGTCCGCCGCCTGCGCTTCATGATCTATGTCGCGGCGGCCGTGGGATGCGGCTTCGCCGGCTCGGTCTACTTCATGGCGCAGTTGCGCATCAATCCCGCCTCGGCCTTTGACCCGATGTGGTCCAATGTCGCGATCTTCATCGTGATGATCGGCGGGATCGGCACGATCGAAGGCGTTCTCATCGGCGCGCTGATCTATTTTATCGCGGATCGCTATTTCGGCGAATACGGCGCAAGCTACTTCATCGTCCTGGGCTTGATGACGGTGCTGGTCGCGCTCTACGCGCGCACCGGCATCTGGGGGATGATCTCCAAACGCTGGGACGCCCCGTGGTTCCCCATCCGGCGCCATCTGATTGTCGAGAAGGAGGAGAGCCCATGA
- a CDS encoding ABC transporter ATP-binding protein — translation MTELLSTHGLVARYGDFQALYDVDVEVDEGEVIALIGANGAGKSTFLRAVLGLLPVKPEMVRFEGRPIGGTPTDQMVKKGMAVVPEGRRLFTGMSVTDNLRVAIDQTSRHGSKGDWTLDRVHQLFPILKEKARVPVQNLSGGQQQMVAIGRALLCQPRLLLCDEISLGLAPKVIREIYAVLPEIRAQGTSIVVVEQDVGLAKSASDRLYCMLEGRVTLSGRSDDVTREQISEAYFGGGHAVV, via the coding sequence ATGACGGAATTGTTGTCAACACATGGTCTGGTCGCCAGATACGGTGATTTCCAGGCGCTGTATGACGTCGATGTTGAAGTCGACGAAGGCGAGGTCATCGCGCTGATCGGCGCGAACGGCGCCGGAAAATCCACCTTCCTGCGGGCCGTTCTGGGGTTGCTGCCGGTAAAGCCGGAGATGGTCCGCTTCGAAGGCCGGCCCATTGGCGGAACGCCGACGGACCAGATGGTGAAGAAGGGCATGGCGGTCGTTCCCGAGGGGCGGCGGCTGTTCACCGGCATGTCCGTCACGGACAATCTGCGCGTGGCGATCGATCAGACGAGCCGTCATGGCAGCAAGGGCGACTGGACGCTGGACAGGGTGCATCAGCTCTTTCCCATTCTCAAGGAGAAGGCGCGCGTGCCGGTTCAGAACCTCTCCGGCGGCCAGCAGCAGATGGTTGCGATCGGACGCGCATTGCTGTGCCAGCCGCGTTTGCTGCTGTGCGACGAGATCAGTCTCGGCCTTGCGCCCAAGGTCATCCGCGAGATCTATGCCGTCCTGCCCGAAATCAGGGCGCAGGGGACGTCGATCGTCGTGGTCGAGCAGGATGTCGGTCTGGCGAAGAGCGCCTCCGACCGGCTCTATTGCATGCTTGAAGGGCGCGTGACGCTGAGCGGACGCTCCGACGACGTCACGCGCGAACAGATCAGCGAAGCCTATTTCGGGGGTGGCCATGCAGTGGTTTGA
- a CDS encoding acyl-CoA dehydrogenase family protein, with the protein MNKHVKPGYWGDSVDYRDILKKIADIGPTLEANAPADEEAGELTKESFEALKPLRFSHLMATEELGGAQMRPTEVLQLIEAVTWWSGSAGWVSMVHCCIGAMSAAFLPDSAVERLFEPGSDNRFSGQGAPLGMLKKVDGGYTLTGKWSYGSGFSHATWSHSACFIDDGNGKPAKDADGNVMVMCAHAPIGEHEQLGNWDVLGLKGTGSIDYSAKDVFIPDDLVFPILSAPPQRLKELFSLGIVGLASIGHTGWAMGTGRRMLDEIAKFARSKSGRAGMLGESEKFWYDYGRAEANYRAARAFVMEVWGDIEASAEAGKMMTTRQISLVHLAKAQIHEVGVDVCNFAYRASGGAGLRAGVIQRTLRDMMVAANHFTIAPSLVTSAGRDIGGLWSDRTWQFYDLIEK; encoded by the coding sequence ATGAACAAACATGTGAAGCCCGGATACTGGGGCGACAGCGTCGATTATCGCGACATCCTGAAAAAGATCGCGGACATCGGCCCGACGCTCGAAGCCAATGCGCCGGCGGACGAGGAAGCGGGCGAACTGACGAAGGAAAGCTTCGAGGCGCTGAAGCCGCTGCGTTTCTCGCATCTGATGGCAACGGAAGAGCTCGGCGGCGCGCAGATGCGCCCGACCGAGGTTCTGCAACTGATCGAGGCGGTGACCTGGTGGTCCGGCTCGGCCGGCTGGGTGTCGATGGTGCATTGCTGCATCGGCGCGATGTCGGCGGCGTTCCTGCCCGACAGTGCGGTCGAACGCCTGTTCGAGCCCGGCAGTGACAACCGCTTCTCGGGGCAGGGCGCGCCGCTTGGCATGCTCAAGAAGGTCGATGGCGGCTACACGCTGACCGGGAAATGGAGCTACGGATCGGGCTTCAGCCACGCAACCTGGTCGCATTCGGCCTGCTTCATCGATGACGGCAACGGCAAGCCGGCCAAGGATGCCGACGGCAATGTCATGGTCATGTGCGCCCATGCGCCGATCGGCGAGCATGAACAGCTTGGCAACTGGGATGTGCTCGGCCTCAAGGGTACCGGCTCGATCGATTACTCCGCCAAGGATGTCTTCATCCCCGATGATCTGGTGTTTCCGATCCTGTCGGCGCCGCCGCAGCGTCTGAAGGAATTGTTCAGCCTCGGCATTGTCGGTCTTGCATCGATCGGTCACACCGGCTGGGCCATGGGCACGGGCCGGCGCATGCTGGACGAGATCGCCAAATTCGCCCGCAGCAAGTCCGGCCGGGCCGGCATGCTCGGGGAAAGCGAAAAGTTCTGGTACGATTATGGCCGCGCGGAAGCCAATTATCGCGCCGCGCGCGCCTTCGTCATGGAAGTCTGGGGCGATATCGAGGCCAGCGCCGAGGCGGGCAAGATGATGACAACCCGCCAGATCAGCCTCGTTCATCTGGCCAAGGCCCAGATCCACGAGGTCGGCGTCGATGTCTGCAATTTCGCCTATCGCGCATCCGGCGGGGCTGGGCTCAGGGCCGGCGTGATCCAGCGCACTCTTCGCGACATGATGGTGGCGGCAAATCACTTCACCATCGCGCCGTCGCTTGTGACGTCTGCCGGCCGAGATATCGGCGGGCTTTGGTCCGATCGGACCTGGCAATTCTACGATCTGATCGAGAAGTAA
- a CDS encoding DUF2269 family protein, giving the protein MPNLFLSLKLAHLLAAILMVGATVINGLIHNRARQAPSSKAGAMLSIVIAVNSYVMGPALLALPLTGGALIWAAGYDFKALWVWLSVALSILLIAAYVFGARLERRLYEIAMSTERAGEASLPVQYDRVFRKAAPVGVAALLMSLATLGLMVFKPY; this is encoded by the coding sequence ATGCCTAATCTCTTCCTCTCCCTAAAGCTGGCCCATCTTCTCGCCGCGATCCTGATGGTGGGCGCAACCGTGATTAATGGATTGATCCACAATCGTGCGCGACAGGCGCCCTCCTCCAAGGCGGGTGCGATGTTGAGCATTGTCATCGCCGTCAACAGCTACGTCATGGGACCGGCGCTGTTGGCTCTGCCGCTGACGGGAGGCGCGCTGATCTGGGCGGCTGGATATGATTTCAAGGCATTGTGGGTTTGGCTTTCCGTGGCGTTGAGCATCCTTCTGATTGCAGCCTATGTTTTCGGAGCCCGTCTCGAACGCCGACTTTATGAGATCGCCATGTCAACGGAACGCGCAGGCGAAGCGTCCCTACCGGTCCAGTACGATCGTGTTTTTCGAAAAGCAGCCCCCGTCGGCGTCGCCGCTCTGCTCATGTCCTTGGCCACGCTCGGTCTTATGGTCTTCAAACCCTATTGA
- a CDS encoding TetR/AcrR family transcriptional regulator, whose protein sequence is MPKIVNHDAHKDEIAQRAAAYFSEYGYSGVGMRGVAQYLGMSKSALYHYFPNKEALFLACTKQVIRQFPEPSGNSALGEAAQLQELMDCMKQDFGSEMALVFDYLRGKKPDEIADDPAMQETMAYFLGTVTRIVGEERAPETLAQIIGTLLLHYFSGGNWKADFHGLRID, encoded by the coding sequence ATGCCGAAGATCGTCAACCACGACGCCCACAAGGATGAAATCGCCCAGCGTGCGGCCGCCTATTTTTCAGAATACGGCTACTCCGGAGTGGGCATGCGCGGCGTCGCGCAATATTTGGGCATGTCAAAAAGCGCCCTCTATCACTACTTTCCCAACAAAGAGGCGCTGTTTCTGGCCTGTACCAAACAGGTGATCCGCCAGTTTCCTGAACCGAGCGGCAATAGCGCACTGGGAGAAGCGGCTCAGCTTCAAGAGCTGATGGATTGCATGAAGCAGGACTTTGGCTCCGAGATGGCGCTTGTTTTTGACTACCTGCGCGGCAAAAAGCCCGACGAGATCGCGGATGATCCGGCGATGCAGGAAACGATGGCGTATTTTCTGGGTACGGTCACGCGTATCGTTGGAGAGGAGCGGGCACCTGAAACGCTGGCGCAGATCATCGGGACTCTGCTGCTGCACTACTTTTCTGGTGGAAACTGGAAAGCAGACTTTCACGGTTTGCGCATTGACTGA
- a CDS encoding alpha/beta fold hydrolase has translation MTVQFETSEYEIGGVHTVVKAIGKGKPVLFLHGAATLEGFDFAAGFSDRFRVYCPSHPGMGYSGDAPHVSGAMDIIIHYLNLLDAMDLPEKPHLIGFSMGGWLATELAAVAGDRFDRVVLLAPAGLNDPDHPATDLGSIAPQDLPGFLAHDPKVALRYFPDGSDPAFAEKFGADRAREGETVGRICAPFGMGHPNLRRMLARISNPALVVWGKEDRLLPASQLPLWVEQLPDGQALLIEGAGHLLLQEQPDSVTKIGDFLAGPTL, from the coding sequence ATGACTGTTCAGTTTGAGACATCAGAATACGAGATCGGCGGCGTTCACACGGTGGTGAAGGCCATCGGAAAGGGCAAGCCGGTGCTGTTCCTGCATGGCGCGGCGACGCTGGAAGGTTTCGATTTCGCCGCGGGGTTTTCCGATCGTTTCCGGGTCTATTGCCCGAGCCATCCCGGCATGGGCTATTCGGGCGATGCGCCCCATGTTTCGGGGGCGATGGATATCATCATCCATTATCTGAACCTGCTCGACGCGATGGACCTTCCGGAAAAGCCGCATCTGATCGGCTTCTCGATGGGCGGCTGGCTCGCCACGGAACTCGCCGCCGTTGCCGGCGACCGGTTCGACCGCGTCGTGCTGCTCGCGCCGGCGGGACTCAACGATCCCGACCATCCCGCGACCGATCTCGGATCGATCGCGCCGCAGGACCTTCCCGGCTTTCTGGCGCATGACCCCAAGGTGGCGCTGCGCTATTTCCCCGATGGTTCCGATCCCGCATTCGCCGAAAAGTTCGGCGCCGATCGCGCCCGCGAGGGAGAAACCGTCGGGCGGATCTGCGCGCCTTTCGGCATGGGTCACCCCAATCTGCGCCGCATGCTTGCCCGGATCTCCAATCCGGCGCTGGTGGTCTGGGGCAAGGAGGACAGGCTTCTGCCGGCAAGCCAGCTGCCCTTGTGGGTGGAGCAATTGCCGGACGGCCAGGCGCTGTTGATCGAAGGGGCCGGCCACCTGCTGCTGCAGGAGCAGCCCGATAGCGTGACAAAGATCGGCGACTTTCTCGCCGGACCAACATTGTAG
- a CDS encoding ABC transporter ATP-binding protein: MQMQQPKGERQRLLQARNVSKSFGAFRVLHDVDFDVYRGEVLGILGPNGAGKTTLFNMISGDLKPTAGEIRLGEVMLKGEPPHRRCQMGIGRTYQIPQPYSGMTTFENLLVASAFGGGRSEAESYEFCAQVLSDCELLNRANVLAGSLSLLDRKRLELARALASGPKLLLLDEIAGGLTDEESKELVALISQIRDRGVTIIWIEHVLHALMAVADRLLVLNFGEKIAEGDPRTVISNPDVMRVYMGVEA; encoded by the coding sequence ATGCAGATGCAACAGCCAAAAGGCGAACGCCAGCGGCTTCTTCAGGCCCGGAACGTATCGAAAAGCTTCGGCGCGTTCCGGGTGCTGCATGATGTCGACTTCGATGTCTATCGCGGCGAGGTTCTCGGGATACTGGGACCGAACGGCGCCGGCAAGACCACGCTGTTCAACATGATCAGCGGCGACCTGAAGCCCACCGCCGGCGAGATCCGGCTGGGAGAGGTCATGCTGAAAGGCGAACCACCGCACCGCCGCTGCCAGATGGGGATCGGCCGCACCTACCAGATTCCGCAGCCCTATTCCGGAATGACAACCTTTGAAAACCTGCTTGTCGCCTCGGCCTTCGGCGGCGGCAGGTCCGAGGCAGAGAGCTATGAATTCTGTGCGCAGGTGCTCAGCGATTGCGAATTGCTGAACAGGGCCAATGTTCTGGCCGGATCATTGTCGCTGCTGGACCGAAAGCGGCTGGAGCTTGCCCGGGCGCTCGCCTCGGGGCCCAAGCTTCTGTTGCTGGACGAAATCGCCGGCGGGCTGACGGACGAGGAATCGAAGGAGCTTGTCGCCCTGATATCGCAGATCCGCGATCGCGGCGTCACCATCATCTGGATCGAGCATGTTCTGCATGCGCTGATGGCGGTGGCGGACCGGCTTCTGGTGCTGAACTTCGGCGAGAAGATCGCGGAAGGCGACCCCAGGACCGTCATTTCGAACCCCGATGTCATGCGGGTTTACATGGGGGTCGAGGCATGA
- a CDS encoding ABC transporter substrate-binding protein has protein sequence MAYINKLIRPTRRGVLRGMGAGLAASVLGSPAVLRAQTAGKIRMGYITPETGPLGLFGETDGYTVQKIRDALGGRLQSANGDVYEIEILERDSQSNPNKAAEIAGDLILNDEVHLLVPASTTDTILPAMEQAELYETPSISAGAPWQAVIMPRGGGEFDWTYHFFWGLDEALNTFVGLWNGLETNRKVGMLFPQNIDGETWGNEEYGLPVPTRAAGYEVTIPGYFQPRTNDFSAQIATFKQAGCDIIGGITYPDDLKTFVTQCNQQGFKPKAVTVAAALLFPGSVEAMGPLGNGMTTEVWWTPAFPFKSSITGQTSREIADQWESEQNRQWTQPLGYSHSVLEVAIDVLKRSADPLDREANREALAATNLDTVVGHINFSGQPHKNVCTTPIFGGQWVKGEKWPYDLKIVDNSVNQLFEPQQKIVALNW, from the coding sequence ATGGCTTATATCAACAAACTGATCCGGCCCACCCGCCGCGGCGTGCTGCGCGGCATGGGGGCCGGCCTTGCGGCAAGCGTTCTGGGATCGCCGGCGGTGCTGCGCGCCCAGACGGCGGGCAAGATCCGCATGGGCTATATTACGCCCGAAACCGGGCCGCTCGGCCTGTTCGGGGAAACCGACGGCTATACCGTCCAGAAAATCCGCGACGCGCTCGGCGGCAGACTGCAATCGGCCAATGGCGACGTCTATGAGATTGAAATCCTCGAGCGTGACAGCCAGTCGAACCCGAACAAGGCCGCCGAGATCGCCGGCGACCTGATCCTGAACGACGAAGTCCATCTTCTCGTGCCGGCATCGACGACCGATACCATCCTGCCGGCCATGGAGCAGGCCGAGCTTTACGAGACGCCGTCGATCTCGGCGGGCGCGCCGTGGCAGGCCGTGATCATGCCGCGCGGCGGCGGCGAATTCGACTGGACCTACCATTTCTTCTGGGGTCTGGACGAGGCGCTGAACACGTTTGTCGGCCTGTGGAACGGGCTGGAGACCAACCGCAAGGTCGGCATGCTGTTTCCGCAGAACATTGACGGCGAAACCTGGGGCAATGAGGAATACGGCCTGCCCGTACCGACCCGCGCCGCGGGCTACGAGGTCACCATCCCCGGCTATTTCCAGCCGCGCACCAATGACTTCTCGGCGCAGATCGCCACGTTCAAGCAGGCCGGCTGCGATATCATCGGCGGCATCACCTATCCGGACGATCTCAAGACCTTCGTCACCCAGTGCAACCAGCAGGGATTCAAGCCGAAGGCGGTGACCGTGGCGGCGGCGCTGCTGTTCCCCGGCAGCGTCGAGGCCATGGGTCCGCTCGGCAACGGCATGACGACCGAAGTGTGGTGGACGCCCGCCTTCCCCTTCAAGTCCTCGATTACCGGGCAGACCAGCCGGGAGATCGCCGATCAGTGGGAAAGCGAGCAGAACCGCCAGTGGACGCAGCCGCTCGGCTATTCGCACAGCGTCCTGGAAGTGGCGATCGACGTGCTCAAGCGTTCGGCCGATCCCCTGGATCGCGAGGCCAATCGCGAGGCGCTGGCGGCGACCAATCTCGACACCGTGGTCGGCCATATCAACTTTTCGGGCCAGCCGCACAAGAATGTCTGCACCACGCCGATCTTCGGCGGCCAGTGGGTCAAGGGCGAGAAATGGCCTTACGACCTCAAGATCGTGGACAACAGCGTCAACCAATTGTTCGAGCCGCAGCAGAAGATCGTGGCGCTGAACTGGTAG
- a CDS encoding branched-chain amino acid ABC transporter permease: MQWFDALVQGILLGGMYAQYALGMALMFGVMRIVNVSHGDLVILLSLIGISLASAFGLGPFTVMAALVPLAVAMGWLLQRAVLNRVVGEDPLPSLIATFGLSLALQNLMLQIWSANSRSLPGGGIESQSIQIGGIYIGLLPMLVLLVATGLTLGLDLMLKRMRFGRALRAASADVEAAAMTGINPRTVYAAATAIAVGILGFAAVFQSLRSTVAPADGGAQLIYAFEAVIIGGMGSVWGAFAGSMVLGIAQAVGFRIDPGFGVLAGHLVFLLILAVRPQGLFGRA; this comes from the coding sequence ATGCAGTGGTTTGACGCACTTGTACAGGGCATCCTGCTGGGCGGGATGTATGCGCAATATGCGCTGGGAATGGCCTTGATGTTCGGGGTCATGCGGATCGTGAATGTCAGCCATGGCGATCTGGTGATCCTGCTCTCCTTGATCGGCATCTCGCTGGCCTCGGCCTTCGGGCTTGGTCCGTTCACGGTGATGGCGGCGCTGGTGCCGCTGGCTGTGGCGATGGGCTGGCTTCTCCAGCGCGCGGTGCTGAACCGGGTGGTGGGCGAGGACCCGCTGCCGTCGCTGATCGCGACCTTCGGCCTGTCGCTGGCGCTGCAGAACCTGATGCTGCAGATCTGGTCGGCCAACAGCCGCTCGCTGCCGGGCGGCGGGATCGAAAGCCAGTCGATCCAGATCGGCGGTATCTATATCGGCCTCCTGCCGATGCTCGTCCTGCTGGTCGCGACCGGCCTGACGCTGGGGCTCGACCTGATGCTGAAACGCATGCGCTTCGGCAGGGCGCTGCGCGCCGCCTCGGCCGATGTCGAGGCTGCGGCCATGACCGGCATCAATCCGCGCACCGTCTATGCCGCGGCGACGGCGATTGCGGTCGGCATTCTCGGCTTTGCCGCCGTGTTTCAGTCGCTGCGCTCGACCGTGGCGCCTGCCGATGGCGGGGCGCAGCTGATCTACGCCTTCGAGGCCGTGATCATCGGCGGCATGGGCTCGGTATGGGGTGCGTTCGCCGGTTCGATGGTGCTGGGCATCGCCCAGGCTGTCGGTTTTCGCATCGACCCCGGCTTCGGCGTCCTGGCCGGCCATCTTGTTTTCCTGCTGATTCTAGCCGTGCGCCCTCAGGGCCTGTTCGGGAGAGCGTGA